DNA from Gracilinanus agilis isolate LMUSP501 chromosome 3, AgileGrace, whole genome shotgun sequence:
CAGATGAGTTAAAAAAGATGTAGATAAAGGCCATTAGATTTATCAAGTAAATAACTTGCTGGGGCTCATGTAGTGTGAAGGaaccagattgcaaagggttgaGGACTGaatgagaggagaagaggaggcaaTGAATTAAAacagttttgactgaaaaggaggaaaatataatTTGAGGAGATAGAAAGGAAGTTTACTTAAAGATGAAGAGGTGTGGACATCTTTGTGTGCAGAAGGAACCAGGAAATGGGAAGAGATTGAAAGTGAAGGGATGGGAGGATGAAGGTGGGGCAATCTAGTAGAAAAGTGGCCTTGTCTAGGAAAAGGACCACCTCATTTTCAGACTAGAGTAAAGGAAGAATGAGATGATCTCAAGAGGTTTTGAgataaagagaaggggagaagagagccTCATAGGGAATAttctctattttctcagtaaagtaagaGGAGATGTCTTAAAAagtgaggaaggggagaaggaagtgtGGGAGAATGTTAGAACAGCTTTCATGGAGGGGTGGGAACAAGAATCAATGAAAGGATTGTCAAACCAAAATGATTGGCTAGCTGTGGTgaagttaaataatatgaatTTGGAGTTGACCCACTTACTTCTTCCACCTCTGTTCAGCAGCTCATGCCTGCAGAAAAACAGGTGGTGAGTCCCAATAGGACAGGCCTCtgctcattcatttcttcatctgtagctCCATGCCTGTTCCCCACATCAAATCTACATCcccatatgattggggatatagactctaaatgatcaacccagtgtaaccatgaaaaaatattctaaattaattaattaaataaatggttttaaaaaaaaaatctgcatccCCAAAGCCTGAtgaattgctttatttttcttcctctagaTGAAGAAGTCTCATCTGCTTTCTATCAGGTAaggagaaatttgttttgtttttctaaaacagACCTAAGAAATGCAGAACCCATAGGCACCATCTTTCAGCTTGTGTGCCTCAGAAACCCACAAGGGGATTTATAGATAGGAACGGCCACCTATGTGTGTCATTTGGAGGACATAAAAGGAAATGCCTCTCTCCCAAATAGCTCCTTTCCAGCTATGACAGGATTTGAAACTATTAGAAATCCACACTTTTGTATGAAATGCTAGCCTTTCAAGTTTGAGAGATGCAGACCTTGAAAGGAGAACATATTCTGCTATAACTTGTCACAAAATGTCATTGAAATGTTCATGGATGAAGCTTTTCTCCATGATAGTTAGCTAAGAGTAGAGCACCTTAGCAAGATGGGCACCATTTGGACAGCAAAGGCCAAGGAGAGCATAGTAGGGGGCACTTTGTGTGGGTAAGAGGTATACTTTAGGGGTACAAGTGGAGAAGACACAATTGGAAGAGGAATGCCCAGAAAAGGGAGGCAGAAGAGCATCCAATACaaacttggcttttttttttaaacaattggcAGGAAAACAATGAAGACAATGCAAAGGAGCCATTCTATGCCCTCATCATGCACGGGCCCCAACGAAGACCTTCCATGAACTCCACAGATGACGGTTATGAGAATGTTGGCCCCAGGCATATGACCAAACAACTAGCTGACAGGCGTGAGACAGAATATGCTGTTCTTAGGGTCTCTTCTAGCCCCCAGCCTCCCTACAGCTTCCAGGATGAGGAATATGAACTTATTATGCCCATTACCCATACTCATTACCCATCCCACCTCAACCTGATAAATTCAGGGAATCTGAATAGATAGAATCTCTAAGATTTCTAAAAAACTCAAAGAAAGGTAATTACccatgataataacaataataatagtaatgattcATTGCATTAGCAGAATGTTTTTTGGTTACAAAATACTTtctcacattttcttcaattttgtaTTTGCAATGACTtcatgttttgggtttttttttaactcttaccttctgtcttagaatcaatacaagtattgcttccaaggcagaagagctgtaagggatgGGCAGctgggtttaagtgactggcccaggatcacacagctaggaattatatgagatcaaatttgaacccaggacctcctatccctaggtctggctctctattcactgagaaaTCCCTAAGACTCCACGTTAGGGCTGATATTGGGAGgaccattttacagacgaggtaAATGAAATTCAGGGGCAACGTGGCATAGTATGctatgaacttggagtcagaaaaatttgGATTCATATTGTGTTTAAAAAACTTAGCTGTGggtctgggcaaatcattcaaacCTTTCTGTGCCTCTGCTTCTTCATGTATAAAACAAGGAGAGTTGCATCAGACATTCTTAAGGAGTCCTTCTAGCTCTATGTCTTCGATGGAAGGGATGGccttaaaaaaaggaacagagcTAGAACTCCTGACTCTCACTTCCCAAACTCAGTATTGTAAAAATAATGAAAGCCAGCCACCAAAGTTAtgaagaagggagatagagagagtctatgaggtgagattctcttctagctctcccctcccgccAATTATACACTGGCTAGACTtggagggggtgtcaccccgaaactgggtgacctgtatggttgtgccaccccacaggagttgggggcaaggcttccctatcagatgaggtatgggggatcccaatccaattctgaatgagggcagggttcaagCAAGCTTCCCCCAGGTCAGCCAATTTCAcggtgggtggtctggcttcaagatagaggcagccagaccaagccgtgattcccctccccctcgtatctcaggctctctggaatgctatctgactagtgaatgtcttttattaatatcaatatagggaccagggaaaggggtgaagggcagaggaattttggggtgccctcttctctatttctatggggtccatcacttgggtgggaacctttggggttcctgtTCCCAAgagtctcccctcccctcttctccttctgtttctatttctatccttctctataattgcaagtcaaaccagaaagggtctctcagcaagcttggggaaggagcccaagagatggctcccaaaatgaaGTCCGAACAACTTAGCTGATTTGATGAttaaagtcttgctgggtgagaagcgatggaaTGCCTTTGACCGGGGAAttggggtatcaatgtccaaagaaagatcctcaggaagccctcaggactggatccgagctgagaagttctcctcctccccctctcagtcctctgccaggaagttcctcctctccttcctcctcctctggagaattatccagaatcccctctggtcttaactgtcaccaacttctctggctcctcctgtcccatccaccttgcaaaaatcccattcttacaataTGCTTTCCCTTATACCATGCTCTGTTTCCTTTTTGAAGCCAGGAAGTCACAAGCAAGTCACAAACCTGAAAGACACTATTCCCAGGCAACAGCTTAGGGATCCATCTTCCCAGAAGCACATAGACCCTCCTTAACCTCCTCACCCAGCCTTCCTAACTTGAGGGAGGGATCTTTATATACAACAAGGAGAGGGAGATACAAGATACTAAGGTTATCGGTTAGTTCCATGGCCATCCTGCCAAGGTTTTCCAGTCTGCCCTGTCATTTTATATACAGGGAAACAGGAAAAACTTTAGTCAATCTCTGGAAGATTTAATCCATTTGATGAAATTCTCCCTCCCTTGCTTAGGGTCACGCATTAGTGGAGCTGAAATTATAACTCctttttcctgactcctggatcAGTACTTTTTATACTCCATCTTGAATATGCCACAAGTGTGATAATATCcaagaaccaaaagaaaattcttcacagaaaagtttaaaaacataacaacaacaacactaaTGAAAATACTTATGGGACAGTGGATGGGCTGggagggcagcttggtggctcagtggattgagagccagacctaaagattcACCCTTACTGTGAATACTGCCTtgttaatatcaattttaagataaaggtttaaaataaaatttatgggGAGGGTGTGTTACAGCCAACTCTAACTGGTCAATAGaataattgttaaatttccaatgtgagcatttatgccAGAAATCAGTAAATGCCAAAAATTATGgtttatttattgtttcattaatttttagACTTAAAGTGATGGAGAGGATGTTAATAaggcagattaaacttaaaagtttgtcATATCTGCATCTTTTTTCCAGAGAGCCAGTTATTAATCATTATTAGCTCACCTGTAGTCAtgcttatatttattcttttgccCCAAAatgtaatcatttaaaataatgtgCTTAATCTCCAACGAGGATcttcaataattattaaaaagatGAATGAGTTGGGAGTCACAGAATTATAATTCATTAAGCACTAATGGGCTCTAGATGGTTGGTTTATGGGCTTCAACTGGAACCTAAGCATTTTTAAACACAAAGAGCCTTGAAACCTTACTCTCCTTTCTTTTAGCAACTCCTTTGTAGTTACTGGaggtatcacttttttttttaattcttaccttctttcttagaatcaatactaagttttggtttcaaggcagaagagcagtaagggctaggcaatgggggttaagtgacttgcacagtcacacagctaggaagtgtttgaggccagatttggaccaggacctcccatctctaagcctcgctctcaatccactgagccatctagccaaGTCAGGATGGTTCACTTCTTGCCAGGTAGGAATGAATCCTAGGTAACAGGTCATCAAGGCAAATACATGTACTGTCCTGCAGAAGTAACATGTACTATATTCACATTGTTCTCTTTTTCCAGGCTCTACtatttattccctctttgagtctGGGCAAGTAGCAATGTTTCTGGTCCTCAAATTGCTGCTTTGCAATGAGAGAGCTGAACTGGATGCTGACCAAAATCCCATCCAGATCTAAATCCTGAGTGCTCTTTTTTACCTAATAAATGCCAGTCATTCTTTAAACCTCAAATGCCACTTTCTCAAAGGAAACCTTTCCTGTCCTTCCCTCATTCCTTACCATCCCAACAATTGCTAATAACCTCCCACTACATTTCATGTAACAGTTTCCTAACTTCTGAATACATTTTATCATCTATGAGAGTAGCTGTGTGTGCTGAGGTCTCAGCCACAGCAGGATGTTGTTTGCCTCTTTGGTGTCAGACGTTATGTCATCTGAACTCTGTATCTTCATTCACTAGTACCAATACAATGCTGTGCATgccataggtgcttaataaacacccCCTGCATTGGACCCTTGTTGTTGTCCATCCTTTGTTTCTCAAAGGGGACCATGGATATCAGAGGCTTGTCTTGCACATGAAAAGGATTTAAGTGAGATGGAGTTTCTCAGTCAtcaatctcactctctcttccagtcatcaaagtccagtgtcaagacaaaagtcatggtgactggcaatggcccaggatgctgggatgaccttggcatctttgatgtctgaccaggctctaaggactcctccacagtgcctgcttcagctgccttcaaggccattggaacaagttgttctcatcCATACATTCCTCTGCAGGGAAgtttctgatgcttactactaAGGGACATGCTACTCAACCTCCTCAGGcatcagttccctcatctgtaaaatgggaggattgaCTAGCTCTTCTGGGGCCCCTTCCATAGCTAAGTCTGATATACCATTTATAACGTGCTTGAAATGGAACGATTACCAAAAATATGTCAGTAGCATTATAATCAATGGCGCTATATTTTGATCACATCATCACCAAAAAAGTTTATCATGGTTATTGAACATGGATCAATGGCAGCACTTTGCCACCTGCTCATTCATCTGTGTGTTCTGATCTGATGGGGCAAAATCTCCACATGGATTGAGGGAGCCCTTAGCAGAGATAATGGTGTGAAACTATTATGTTTGTGCTGTTATTTGGGTAAAATCCCTGGACTCAGTGGTCTAGCTTGAATATCTCAAGTACCATAAGTAGGAtacattaaaaatacaaaaccttggttccgggttaagatggcggcagagtaagaagcagctctaaacctctcctgaccgaaacacacaaaactcctcaaggggacataaaaacaagtccagacgaacggaggaaccccacaacagggcacagcgtggaaggtacgtggaatcgagacagttccaggctaaaaagggctctcattcaatcgcgagctgagcaaccgccccacccccaccccctccacactcacctatagctctgaacccagctaaaaagaaatagagcaagtttggggcacccatcgagtcatcagcagctccgggacctgttcctgagagcagcaagacttaggaccccattaagtcaagaacgcacgcgaaatctgagcacgcgcgtgcgggagcggacgctgggagcggagcgccggctgagcagaggcgtgggtgccggctgagcagaggcttgggtgccggctgagcagaggcgtgggtggaggcaaacacaaccaggaactaaagcctaagtggggaaccagtgcagacgggtataggactgtggaagtagctccctgagacttgtaaagaaacctcctgcagaggttcaagcaagggaatccaccagggggcttgaccttggaaaaaactagaactcagtcctcaggagccaatagatctcagacagacactg
Protein-coding regions in this window:
- the LOC123239503 gene encoding germinal center-associated signaling and motility protein-like; this encodes MGNCLRSRFRWPKDTQEEHKKHRIENPEQKKFRQMVSIFKRRKKECHKENEEVSSAFYQENNEDNAKEPFYALIMHGPQRRPSMNSTDDGYENVGPRHMTKQLADRRETEYAVLRVSSSPQPPYSFQDEEYELIMPITHTHYPSHLNLINSGNLNR